From the genome of Anaerolineae bacterium:
CACTCTGGAAATCTCTCTCACCGCGCCGGAAGAACCCGGGGACTACACGGCCCGCTGGCAGGTGGACACCGCCAGCGGGGAGAGCCTGCCGCTCACCCTGACGGCCCGTCTGCAAGTCCTCACCCCCACGGCCACGCCAGGGCTGCCGGTGTTCCGCCAAGGTCAGGTGACCCTAGGCCCCGGCAACAGCATCAACTTCGACCACGGGAGTGTGGAAGCCCAGTTCTCCGTCACCGGATTCGGCCATGTGGGCGGCAAGGTGTACTTCTACGGCCCGCTGTACTTCTGGCCCCCGGATTTCGCCGACTGCTATCACGCCCCCTACACCAACAAAAACGCCATTACCGACATCCAAGCGGTGCTGGGACGCTCTTTTTGCTATACCACCAACGAAGGCCGGGTTGGCGCCTTTCACCTGGATGCCTACTACATCGGCGACGACGGTCAGCCCCGTCTGGTGCTCACCTTCATTACCTGGGCGGCAAAGCGGAAGAAATAACGCGGGCTTATTTGGACAATCACTGCGGGGACGGCTGTAACGCCGTCCCCGCGTGGTCTGGCAAGGGCCCAAGTGGTGGGGGGTCACCCGCCATTTCCTCCGCCGCGCACCTGGTCGATGGCCTGCAACAACGCAGCGTAGGCCTGGGCGAAGGCATCCACCCCGGCGCGCTCCAACTCGTCGGTGACCTGGGCCAGATCAATCCCCAGGTTGGGCAAAGCCTCCAGGGCCGCGGCGGCTTCCTCAAGTCTGGCCTCCAGGGTGAGGCGGGGCTCCCCGTGGTCGGCAAAGGCCGCCAGGGTATGCGGTGGCACGGTGTTCACCGTGTGGGGGCCGATGAGTTCTTCCACATACTTGATGTCGGAATAGGCGGGATTCTTTGTGCTGGTGGACGCCCACAAGGGCCGCTGCACGCGGGCACCGTGGGCGGCCAGACGGGCAAAGCGCTCGCCGGAGAAGACCTCCTTGAAAGCCTGATAAGCCATCTTGGCGTTGGCCACCGCGATTTTCCCGCGCAAGGCCAGGGCCTCGGGCGTGCCGATTTCCTCCAGGCGGCGATCCACCAAAGTATCCACCCGCGAGACGAAAAAGGACGCCACCGAGACCACGGCATCCAACGGCTGCCCGGCCTCCAAGCGGCGCTCCAGGGCGGTCAGATAAGCCTCCATCACGACACGGTAGCGCTCGACCGAGAACAGCAGAGTGACATTGACATTCACCCCGGCGGCCAGGGCCTCCACAATGGCAGGCAGCCCTTCCCGGGTGCCGGGGATTTTGATCATCAGGTTAGGCCGCGCCACACGCTCCCACAAGCGCAGGGCCGCCCGGACCGTGGCCTGGGTGTCGCGCGCCAGATACGGGCTGACCTCCAGGCTGACGAAGCCATCCAGGCCATGGGTGCGGTCGTACAATGGGCGGAACAAATCGCAGGCCGCCTGAATGTCCTCCACGGCCAGGTGTTCGAAAATGGCCTCGGCGCTCAAGCCCTGGCGGGCCAAGGATTCGATGGCCG
Proteins encoded in this window:
- the tal gene encoding transaldolase, producing MFDPDARLRAVTLLGQSLWLDYIRRDELRNGALARRIERGQVRGVTSNPTIFMKAITGSEVYRPAIESLARQGLSAEAIFEHLAVEDIQAACDLFRPLYDRTHGLDGFVSLEVSPYLARDTQATVRAALRLWERVARPNLMIKIPGTREGLPAIVEALAAGVNVNVTLLFSVERYRVVMEAYLTALERRLEAGQPLDAVVSVASFFVSRVDTLVDRRLEEIGTPEALALRGKIAVANAKMAYQAFKEVFSGERFARLAAHGARVQRPLWASTSTKNPAYSDIKYVEELIGPHTVNTVPPHTLAAFADHGEPRLTLEARLEEAAAALEALPNLGIDLAQVTDELERAGVDAFAQAYAALLQAIDQVRGGGNGG